The region CTTCCGCCCCGGCTATCCCGCGGACATCACCGAACGCCTCCGCGAGCATGTCCTGGCGGGAGGCGGTGAGCCCCGGCTCCTGCTCGACGTCGGCTCCGGAACCGGGATCTCCACCCGGACCCTGCGCCACCTGTTCGGCCCCGGGCCCCGCGTGGTCGGCGTCGAACCCGGGCGGGCCATGCGCGGTGCCGCCGCCGACGAGGCCGACGGCCTGGAGTACGCGGACGGCCGCGCCGAGGCGCTCCCCTTCCCGGACGGGTCGGCCTCCCTGGTCCTGGCGGCCCAGGCCGTGCACTGGTTCGACCGGCCCGTGTTCTACGCCGAGGCCGTCCGTGTCCTGGTCCCCGGCGGTACCGCCGCCGTCCTGCACAACGACCGCGACTGGGAGTCCAGCGACTTCGTCGACGCCTACGAGGGCCTGCTGGAGAAGTACGGCGACGACTACCGGCGCGACTACCGGGTGTTCGACACGGTGGGGGAGATGAACGCCGCGGACGGGCTGGCCGACGCGGTCGGGCACTCCACCGCCTGGACCCGGGAGCTCGACCTGGAGAAGCTGCTGGGCAACGCGCTGTCCTCCAGCAAGGTCGCCTCGGTCGTCCGCGCCCTGGGCGAGGACGCCACCCGCGCGGCCCTCACGGCCCTGGCCCGCGAGCACTTCCCGGACGGGCGGATCCGCATCCCCTACGTCACCCGCCTCTTCCTCGCCCGCCGCACCTGAGCCCCCGCCCGGCCCCGCACGGGACCTGCGCCGGGGGCGTCCGTTGAGGGTGGTGGAGGGCGACGGACAGGGAGGGGCTGCGCCGGGGGCGTCCGTTGAGGGTGGTGGAGGGCGACGGACAGGGAGGGGCTGCGCCGGGGGCGTCCGTTGAGGGTGGTGGAGGGCGACGGGCGGGCTTTGCCGGATGAAAAGGGCCCCCTGACATTGGCGGGAGCCGCCTCCGGGAAGGGTTCCGCCGATCGGGCCCGACACCCGGGCCCGGCGACGACGGGAGAACGCACACCCATGTCACAGCTCATCGTCCTCGGCGTGGCCGACCGTGAAACCGCCGAGCGCGCCCTGGACATCGCCGCCGACCTCAACAAGCAGCAGCTGCTCCGGCTGGAGGACGCCGCCTACGCCTACAAGGACGACAAGGGGCGCCCCCGCATCCAGCAGACCGTGAGCACCACCGGTATGGGCGCGGCCGGCGGCGCCCTGTGGGGCACCCTCATCGGCCTGATCTTCCTCAACCCGCTGCTCGGCCTGGCCGTCGGCGCGGCCACCGGCGCCGTCGCGGGCAAGCTCACCGACATCGGCATCGACGACGACATGATCAAGCAGATCGGCACCCACCTGGAGGACGGCCGCGCCGCCGTCTTCCTGCTCGCCGACATCACCACCGCCGACCGCGTCATCGACGCGGTCAAGCCGCTCCGGCCCACGGTCATCCAGACCAACCTGTCCAAGGACGACGAGCACGAGCTCGTCGAGGCCCTGCGGGCCTGACCCGCGGCCCCCGGGGACCCGCCGCATGAGCGGCGGGTCCCCGCGCGTTCCGGGTCCACCGGGGGTGCTCCGGCGCGGGTCAGGAGGGGCGCGAGCGCAGGCGGCGCAGCATCCGGGCGTCGCCGAACCCGACGGCGCGCGCCGCGGCCTCCACGGTCTCGCCCGCGCCGATCAGGTGCTCGGCGTGCTCCAGGCGCAGCCCCTGCTGGTAGCGCAGCGGCGTGAGCCCGGTCGTCGCCGTGAACAGCCGGGTCAGCGTCCGCTCGCTCACCCGCGCCGTCGCCGCCAGCTCCGCCAGCGGCAGCGGTTCGCGGAACCGGGCGTCGATGACGTCCTGCACCCGGTGCACCGCGTCCACCAGGTGCCCCCGGTGCCTCAGCATCACCCCTGCCTGCGGTTCGTCCCCGTTGCGGCGGGCGTAGACCACCATCTCCCGGGCGATCGCCGCGGCCGCAGACGGCCCGTGCCGCACGGTGACCAGGTGCAGGGCCAGGTCGATGCCGCTGGCGATGCCCGCCGAGGTGAGCACGCCGCCGTCGGGCACGTACAGCACGTCGGGCACCACCCGGGCGCGCGGGAACCGGCGGGCCAGCAGGTCCTGGAGGCCGTGGTGGGTGGTGCAGCGCCGCCCGTCCAGCAGCCCGGCCTCGCCCAGGGCGAAGGCGCCCGAGCACACGCTCGCCACCGTCCCGCCCGCGGCGCGGTGGGCGGACAGCGCGCCGGCCTGCCCGTCGGTCAGCACCCGGTGCGGGACCCGGCCGCCCGCCCGCCACCCCGGGACCACCACCAGGCCGTCGGGGGAGGGCGGCGGGACGTCGGTGCCCACCCGCAGGGCCGGGCCCTGCGCGGTGGCCACCTCCTCGTGCGCCGCGCTGTAGCGCACCTCGTACCCCAGGCCCAGGTCGGCCGCGGTGGAGAACACCTGCGCCGGACCGGCCAGGTCCAACAGGTGCACGCCGGAGACGAGGAGAAAGCTGACGAGGGTCACGATCCGGTCAGTCTACGCCGGTCACCTCGGCGACCGTGGAGATCCGCGCGAACCTTCCCGACAGCGCGTACACGGTGCGGGTGACGACGTCCCCGGTGCCCAGCGTCGCCGGGTCGGCGAGGATCTCCGCCAGCGGCCGCCCCGGCCGCGACCCGGGGGCCGGGATCGGCTCGGTGGCGGTGGCGTCCACCACGAAGGTGACGCCGTACCCCAGGTCGGAGGCGGCCCGGGCGGTGGTCTCGCAGCACTGCTCGGTGCGGATGCCGCAGACCGCCACCTCCGTCACCCCCCGCTCGTCGAGGACGCCCTGGAGGCCGGTGCCGCCGAACGCGCTGTGCACGGTCTTGTACAGCACCGGCTCGCCCTCCCGGGGGTCGAGCCCGTCCAGGGGCTCGACGAACCCGAGCGCGGGGTCGAAGGGGGTGCCGGTCCCCGGCTCGGTGTGCAGGACCCACACCACCAGGTCGCCGCGCCCCCGGGCGTGCGCCACGAGCCGGGCGGCGTCGTCGGCGACGTCGGGGTTGGAGGAGGCCCGCCAGGTCTCCCGCTGGAGGAAGGACTTCTGGGCGTCGACCACAAGGAGTGCTCTCGTCATGCGCCGATCCTCCCGCGCCGCCCCCGTGTCCGGACAGACACGATCGGGGCCGCCACCGGAACGATCCGGTCAGCCGAGGGGCTTCTTGAACCCCAGGTGCGAGGGCGCGTAGCCGAGGCGCTCGTAGAACCGGTGGGCGTCCTCGCGGGCCCGGTCCGAGGTGAGCTGCACCAGTGCCGCGCCCCGGCCGCGGGCCACCCGCTCCACCCACTCCATGAACGCGGACCCCAGGCCGGTGCCGCGTTCGCCGCCGTGCACCCGGACCGCCTCCACCTGGACCCGCAGCGCGCCCCGCCGGGACAGCCCGGGGACGAACGTCAGCTGGAGGGTGCCCACCACCCGGTCGCCCCGGCGCAGCACCGCCAGGAACTGGTTCGGGTCGGCGTCGATGTCCTCGAACGCCCGCCGGTACACCTCCGGGTCGTCCGGGGCCTCCCGGGAAGCGCCCAGCCGGTCGTCGGCGAGCAGCCGGACGATCGCCGGGACGTCCTCGAACCGGGCGCGGTCCACGAACACTCCCGGCACCAGTTCCTCCGTCGCGATGTCGCGTCCCATATGCACTCCTTCGTCCGGTTCCTCGAAGCGTCCCCACCCTGTCACAGGCCCGATGCCGGCCCCGGGACCGGACCCCGGCGGACGGTCCGCACCCGGCCGGGCGGCCGGAGGGGGTGCGGTCCGCACGGTGCGGTCGCCGCGGGCCTCGTTTACAGTCGATCCATGGACGCCGAGCGGTTGGCCGACCTGGCCCGCGCCACCGAGAACACCGACCCGCTGGTCGGGCTGGACGCCACCGTGCGCATGCGCCAGGAGATGGAACGGCTCGAAGCGGTCCTGGTGCGCCGGGCCCGCAACCAGGGGGCCACCTGGGAGCGGATCGCCGACGCCCTGGGGGTGTCCAAGCAGGCGGTCCACAAGAAGTACCGGGGCGGCCTCTTCGGCTGACGGCGGCCGGGCCCGTCAGGCCGGCCGCAGGACCGCCGCGGCGAACCGCTCCATCCGTTCGCCGGACCCCTCCCAGTCCCCGAACCACACCGCCACGGCGTCCGCGCCCTCCCGCTCCAGGGCGCGGTACAGGTCCACGGCCCCGTCGAACCCGGCCTCCCCGCCGTCCCACGCGATCCGGGTCTGCGCCCGCACCGGGCGTTCGGTGAGCTCCCGCAGGCGGTCGCGGCAGCGCGCGAACCCGGCGGCGTCCAGGCCCACCCCCTGCCAGGCGTCGCCCAGGGCCGCGGCCCGCGCCAGGGCGGGCTCGGAGGCGCCGCCCACCGTCACCGGCAGGGGCGACGCCGGGCGGGGCTCGAACACCCCCCGTTCGTAGGAGTGGAACCGGCCCCGGAAGGGGCCCGAGCCCTCGAACAGGTGCCGCAGCAGCCGCAGTGTCTCGTCGGTGCGGGCGCCGCGCGTGGCGAAGTCCGCGCCCACCGCGGCGAACTCCTCCCGGGACCAGCCGACCCCCACCCCCAGCACGAACCGCCCGCCGGACAGGGCGTGCAGCGTCGCCGCCTGCTTGGCCAGGGTGAACGGGTCGCGCATCGCCGCCACCAGCACCGACGTGCCCAGCCGTACCCGCTCGGTGCGGGCGGCCAGGTGGGCCAGCGTCACCAGGGGCTCGTACACGCCGCCGAAGGTGGCCCCGTAGGGGGCGGGCGGGAGCAGGTGGTCCGGCAGCCAGAGGGCGTCCGCGCCCAGCTCCTCGGCCCGCCGGGCGAGGTCGGCGAGGACCCGCGGCGGCATGTCCGGGGACTCGTCGGGCAGCACCACCTGGAAGCGGGTCGCGGATGTCGTGCCGGGGGCCTGTTCGCTCATGCGCCGACCGTAGACCGTGCCACCGGTGTGAAGGTCAAGCCCGGCCGCGGCGTGCCGTCAGCGGCCGCCGGGAAGGGTCACGGTGACGACCACGGCCCGGTGGTCGCTGCCGGTCACCTCCACCACCTCCAGGTCGGCCACCCCCATGCCCGGGTCCACCAGCACGTGGTCGATGGTCACCGGGGGCAGCGTCCGCCCCAGGACCGGCCAGGTCGGGCGGGTGCCCTCGCCCAGCTCGGCCGCCGCGTCCAGGTAGCCCGAGTCCAGGACGTCGCGCAGGGCCGCGTGGTCCAGGGTGGCGTTGAAGTCCCCGGCCAGGATCCGCCGCACGCCCTCCGGCGGGGGAGCGGTCAGCGCCGCCAGCTCCGTCTCCCAGGCCGCGACGTACTCCGCGTTCAGCGGGGGAGGCGTGTGCACCGACACCACCTCCACCGCCCCGCCGTACCGCGCGCCCGGGACCTCCATGGCGGCGACGGGCATGGCGAACCCGTCCGGCCCGTTCAGCGCGCCCGCGTCGGTGAGCGGCAGCGCCGCGTGCACGGTGCTCCCCTCCACCCCGGCACCGGAGTGGTCGACGGTGTACGGCAGCAGGTCGTCGAGCCCGGCGGCGGACAGGTCGGCCAGCACCTCCGGGGTGACCTCCTGGAGGGCCAGCACGTCCACCCCGTGCTCGCGGACCAGGCCGACGATCTCGTCGATCCGGGCCCCGCCGCCTAGGACGTTGAAGGTCGCCACCCGCAGTTCGGGCCCGCCCATGTCGGTCACCGCGAAGAACACGGCCGCGCGCGGCACGACCGCCGCCACGAGCACCGCGGCCGCCACGGACAGGACCGCCAGGGACACCCACCGGCGCAGCACCCCCGCGAGGGCGACGGCCAGGACGGCGGCCCCCGCGGCGTAGGGCGTGTAGGCCATGAGCGGCACCAGCGGGAACCCGCGTTCCAGGCCCAGCCCGCGCGCCAGCGCGAAGGCCGCGAACCCCGCCGCCACCAGACCGACCAGCACGGTCACGGGCCGCGACCCGCGCCGCACGCCCACCGGTGTCCGTTCCGCCATGCGTCCTCCTCCGCTCCGCCGTTGCCGGGGGGTGGGATCCCCGTACAGGGGGGGACGGTTGCGACCGGATGCGAACGCGGGGTTCACCAGGAGCGCCCCGCCGCGGACAGCAGCGACAGCACCCCCTCCAGGCAGGAGTTCTCCGGTATCCCCGGCCGCCGCACCAGGAACGCCGTGTTGATCGGCGGGTCCTCCGGCTCCAGCAGCGTCACCAGCCGCCCCGCGTCCAGCTCCCCCTGGCACAGGTAGCGCGGCAGCACGCTGACCCCGGCACCGCCCGCCACCGTGGCCATCACCGCCCGCAGGTCCGGCACGACCACCGCCGCCTTGCAGGTGAGCCGCACCCCGAACACGTGCCGCCAGTACCGGCGCAGGATCGGCAGGCTCTCGTCGTAGGCCACCAGGGGGACCTCGCACAGGGCCGGCGCCCCCTGCCGGGCGATCCGTCCCGGGCCGATGCGATCCGCCCACAGCGGCGCCCCCACCAGCACGAACTCCTCGTCCGCCAGCGGCTCGGCCACCAGTGAGCGCCCGCGCGGCCGTACCGTGGACACCACCAGGTCGTGCCGTCCCGCGCGCAGCTCCTCCAGCAGGTCGTCGGAGAGGCCGTGGCGCACCCGCAGCCGCAGCCCCTCCGACTCCACCAGCGGGGCCAGGGCGGGCAGCACCAGCACCTGGAGCGCCTCCGCCGGCCCGGCCAGCCGCAGCGGCCGGTGCGGGACCGCCGGACCGCCCCCGGCCACCAGCTCCAGAGCGTCCAGGGGCTCTGCGACCCGCGCCGCCAGTTCGTTGGCCTCCGCGGTCGGCGCGACACCCCGCGGCAGCCGCTCGAACAGGGAGTGCCCCAGCCGGCGCTCCAGGGTCCGTATCTGAGTGGTCACGGTCGGCTGTGACAGGCGCAACGCCTGTGCGGCCGCCGTGAAGGACCCCGACCGGTGCACGGCCAGGAACGTCCGCAGCTGCTGGAGATCCAGCGGGGCGGGACCGGTCTCGACGCGGGCGTCCCCGAGGACCGCCGCGGATCCATTGGAATACCTATGGCTCACTTCGGCGATTTTATTGGTCGGTCAATACGTGGAGGTACTAGCGTCGGCCACCGGGCCCACCGCCCACCGCGCGGGGCCCGTACCCGTTCCCACGGCAGTCCGTTCGAGAGGTGCCACCGTGTCCGTCACCAGCAGGGAAGTCCACCTGGTCGCCCGCCCGGTCGGGGAGCCCGTCCCCGGCGACTTCGCGCTCGTCGAGACCACCCTGCCCGACCCCGGTCCCGGGCAGGTCCTGATCCGCAACGAGTGGATCTCCGTCGACCCGTACATGCGCGGCCGGATGAACGACACCAAGTCCTACGTCGCCCCCTACCGCCTCGGCGAGGCCATGGAGGGCGGCGCGGTCGGCACGGTCATCGCCTCCGGTGACGACTCGGTTCCGGTCGGCACCACCGTGCTGCACTCGCTGGGTTGGCGCGACCACGCGCTGGCGCCCGCCGGGGCGGTCCGGGCCGTGGACGCCGGGGCCGCGCCCGCCCAGGCCTACCTCAACGCGCTGGGCATGATCGGCTTCACCGCCTACGTCGGCCTCACCGAGATCGCCCCCGTCCGCGAGGGGGACGTGGTGTTCGTCTCCGGCGCCGCCGGGGCGGTCGGCTCCCTCGCCGGGCAGATCGCCCGCCGCCTGGGCGCCGCCAAGGTCATCGGCTCGGCCGGGGGCCCGGAGAAGAAGCGCCGCCTGGTCGAGGAGTTCGGCTACGACGCCGCCATCGACTACCGCGAGGGCCGGCTGGAGGAGCAGCTCGCCCAGGCCGCCCCCGACGGGATCGACGTCTACTTCGACAACGTCGGCGGCGACCACCTGCGGGCGGCCATCGCCGCCGCGCGCGACCACGCCCGCTTCGCCCTGTGCGGGGCGATCTCCCAGTACAACGCCACCGAGCCGGTGCCCGGGCCGGACAACCTGTTCCTCGCCGTGGGCAAGCGGCTCACCCTGCGCGGCTTCATCGTCGGCGACCACGCCCGCCTCATGGGCGAGTACGCCCGCCGCGCCGCCGGGTGGCTGGCCGACGGCGACCTGCGCGCGGAGGAGACCGTGGTGGACGGCATCGAGAACGCCGTCACCGCCTTCCTGGACATGATGCGCGGCGCCAACACCGGCAAGATGCTGGTCCGGCTGGCCCCTTAGGGCGTGTTCGGCGGATCATTCCGGGTCGCGGCCGCCGGGCGGCCTCTCGCCGCGCCGCCTGTGCTCGGACGGCCTACCCCGGGCCGACCTCGCCAGGCGGCTTGCGAGAGATCGCCCGACGACCGCTCCCGGCACCCGGCGCAAGCGCCGGGCCACACGAAAGCATCCACCGAACACGCCCTAGTCTGCTCCCGCCCCCCGCGCCACACCTTCCTCATCCTCGTGACCCCGGAAAGGGACCCATGCAGTACGTCACCCTCAACAACGGCCTCCGCATGCCGCAGCTCGGATTCGGTGTCTGGCAGGTCCCCGACGACCAGGCCCAGGCCTCCGTCGAGACCGCCCTGGAAGTCGGCTACCGCAGCATCGACACCGCCCGCATCTACGACAACGAGGCGGGCACCGGCCGGGCCCTGGCCGCCTCCGGACTGCCCCGCGAGGAGCTGTTCGTCACCACCAAGCTGTGGAACGACGACCAGGGCGCGGACAAGGCCCTCAAGGCGTTCGACGCGAGCCTGGAGCGCCTGGGGCTGGACTACGTCGACCTGTACCTGATCCACTGGCCGGTCCCGGCCCAGGACGCCTACGTCGACACCTGGAAGGTGCTGGAGCGCATCGCCGCCGAGGGCCGCGCCAAGGCGGTCGGCGTGTCCAACTTCACCGAGAAGACCCTGGCCCGCCTGCTGGAGAACACCGACCTGGTGCCCGCGGTCAACCAGATCGAGCTGCACCCGTACTTCTCGCAGGAGGCCATGCGCGGGCTCAACGCCTCCCACGGCATCCTCACCGAGGCCTGGAGCCCGCTCGGCCAGGGCAAGGGCCTGCTGGAGGAGCCCGTGCTGGCGGAGATCGGGGCGAAGCACGGCAAGACCGCCGCCCAGGTCGTGCTGCGCTGGCACCTCCAGACCGGCAACATCGTGATCCCCAAGTCGGTGACCCCGTCCCGCATCGCGGAGAACTTCGACGTGTTCGATTTCGCACTGGAGGGTGACGACCTGGACAGGATCGGCGCCCTGGACCGCGACGGCCGCATCGGGCCGGACCCGGACGGGTTCAACGTCGTCTGACCCCGGCGTGCGGAGGGCGCTCCCGGCGGGCGGGGGCGCCCTCCGGCGTTCCCCGCGGCGGTGGCCGGTGCCGGTCACCCCCGGGCCGCGCCCTCCCCGCCGCCGCCCGTTCTTCCGGGAGGAACGGGTCGAAAGCGCTCGGGAGCGGACACATTCCGCGCATCGGAGAAGATCGCGGAACGCCTTCCCGCGGCCGCTCCCGCCCCCGAGGTGGCACGGGGCCGACGGGAGGCGTACAGTCCTCTTTTGGCGCGCCGGGCAGCAGACCGGCGAACAGCACTCTCCCTACGCGAAATCCCAGATCCATGACCGTCGTTCCTTCGCGCACCGCGCGTGTCTACCGCTCCGAGAGCGCCGAGCGTTCGGTACACGCCTGGTGCCACAAAGCCCTCAGCCGCTGGCCCGAACTCGGCCCCCTGCCCCCCGTGGACACCCGCATGGGCAGCACCCAGGCGTTCCGGTCCACCGGCGGCCCCGGGACGCCGGTCCTGATCCTGTCCGGCACCAACTTCAACGCCGCCACCACGGTGCCCGCGGCCCGCGCACTGTCCGCGGACCGCCCCGTGTACCTGGTGGACCTGCCCGGGCAGCCCGGCCTCAGCTGCGGCGAACGCGTCGGCAGGCCGGGGATCGAGGCGTACGGGGCCTGGTTCGACGAGCTCCTGCCGCAGATCACCGACCGGCCGGTCATCGTGCTCGGCCACTCCCGGGGCGCCGCCATCGCGCTGGCCTCCACCCCGTCGCCGCTGGTCGCCGGGCTGCTGCTGCTCAACCCGGCCGGGCTGACCGCGCCCGGGATGACCTCCGAGTCGATGCGGGCCACCCTGCCGTGGATGCTCCGCCCTACCGAGCAGAACAGCGGGCGCCTCGTCGAGTTCCTCAGCGGGCCGCAGACGCCCTGCGAGGAGCACCGCGAGGAGGCCGAGTGGCTCACCCTGCTCGCGCGCAGCTGCCGCACCGGGTCCACGCCCAGCCCGCTGTACGCGGAGCAGATCCGTGCCTGGTCCGACACGCCCGTCGCGGTCGCGACCGGGTCGCACGACCCGTTCTTCTCGCCGGCGCGCCTGCACGGGCCCGCCCGGCGCTTCCTGGACGCCGAGGTCCACACCATCGAGGGCGCCGGCCACCTGTCCCTGTACGAGAACCCCGAGCAGGTCTGCGGGCTGCTGCGCTCGCTCGACGGCGCCTGACGGCCCCGCACGCCGACCGCGGGCGGCCCCCGGGGGCGACCCCGGAACCGTCCGCGGCCGTGTCCCGGCCCGCATCGGAGGGCCGGAGCGGCAAGACTCTCCGTGAGGAAGCCATCACGGGGAGGCGCATATGCTCGACAGGGCGGCGAAAGCCCTCGGTCTCAGGACCGATCCGGTCATCTTCTTCGGCGCGGTCGCGGCGACGGTCCTGTTCGTGGTGTGCGCCATCGCCTTCACCGACACGGTGGACGCGGTCTTCGGCGCCGTGTCCGACTGGATCCTCACCCACCTGGGATGGTTCTACATCCTGGGGGTGACCACCTTCCTGGGCTTCCTCGTCTGGATCGCCCTGAGCAGGTACGGCCGCGTCCGGCTCGGCGGCGACGACAGCCGGCCCGACTACAGCGACCCCGTCTGGTTCTGCATGCTCTTCGCCGCCGGCATCGGCAGCATCCTCATGTTCTGGGGTGTGGCGGAGCCCATCAGCCACTTCGCCGAGCCGCCGCTGCGCGACGTGGAACCGGAGTCGGTGCAGGCGGCGAGCGAGGCCATGGGGTTCACCCTCTACCACTTCGGCCTGCACACCTGGACGATCTTCTGCCTGCCGGGGCTCGCCTTCGCCTACTTCGCGTACCGCAAGGGGCTGCCGTTCCGGGTGAGCTCGATCCTGTACCCGTTCCTGGGGAGGCGCACCTTCGGGCCCCTCGGGCGCTTCATCGACGCGTTCGCCGTCCTGGGCACGCTCTTCGGGGTCGCCGTCACCATCGGCCTGGGCACCATGCAGATCAACAGCGGACTGCACACGCTCTTCGGGGTCCCGGAGAACAGGGCCGTCCAGCTCGTCCTCATCGCGTCCGTGACGACCCTCGCGGTGATCTCCGTGGCCACCGGCCTGGACGTCGGCATCAAGTGGCTGTCCACCGCGAACATCGTGATGGCCGTGGGACTGCTCGTCTTCGTCTTCCTCGCCGGCGCCAGCCTGTACCTCGTCAAGGGGGTCATCGAGACCACCGGCGTGTACCTGTCGTGGCTGGTCCCGCTCTCCTTCTGGAACGACACCTTCGGCGACACGGGGTGGCAGGGGACGTGGACGGTCTTCTACTGGGCGTGGACGATCACCTGGTCGCCGTTCGTGGGGATCTTCGTCGCCCGCATCTCCCGGGGCCGGACCATCCGGGAGTTCGTCCTGGGGGTCCTGGCCGTGCCCACCGCCTTCAGCATCATCTGGTTCGGCGTCTTCGGCCTGTCGGCGTTCGACATCGAGATGAACCAGGGCGGGGAGCTGGTCCGCAACGTCGTGGTGGAGGAGGACATCCCCGGCGCGCTGTTCGCCTTCCTCGCCCACTACCCCCTGCCGACCCTCGTCTCCGCGGCGAGCATCCTCATCGTGGTCGTCTTCTTCACCACCTCCTCGGACTCCGCCTCGCTCGTGGTCGACATGCTGTGCGCGGGCGGGCCCGAGTCGCCCGTCCGCCAGCGGGTGTTCTGGGGCGTCACGGAGGGGGTGGTGGCCGCCACCGTGCTCACCGCGAGCGGGGTGGGCGGGCTGGAGGCCCTGCAGCAGACGATCATCGTCTTCGGGCTGCCGTTCTTCGTCCTCACGTTCTTCATGATGGTCGGCCTGGTGCGCAGCCTGCGCCGGGAGCCGGAGAGCGCCTTCCGCAGGCGCCCGCCGCACGGCGGGGAGCCCGGGGAGGAGAAGAGGGAGGCCGGAGCGGACGGGCCCTAGCCGTACGGGCGGGGCGCCGCCGGCTCACTCCGGCCAGAAGAAGTCGTCCAGGACCCGGTACAGCTCCAGCAGCCCCGGGTCGACCAGGTCGCGGCCGTAGGCGTCCAGGAAGGCCTCCGCGTCGCGCGGCCCGAACGACGGGTTGAGATCGCTCAGCATGCTGCCCGTCATGTCCGCCAGGTCCAGGTGGCGGTCGCCCACGCCCACCCGGCCCAGGTCGATGAGGGACCACCCGCCCTCCCCGTCCACCAGGACGTTGGGCAGGCAGTAGTCGCCGTGCAGCAGGACCGGCCCGGACACCGGGATCCGCTCCAGGCGGTCGGCCAGCGCGGCCAGCACCTCCGCCGCCCCCGACGCGCGCCGCCCGTTGCCCCCGGGGACCCGCGGGGTGTGGCCCTGCGCCCGCCAGCCGCGGTCCACGGCGCCCGACGCCACCCGCTCGCGCGCCTGCTCCAGCAGCACGTCCGGGCCCATCGGGAGCGGTAGCCCCGCCGCCGGGACGGCGTGCAGGTCGCGCAGCGCCCGGGCCAGCAGGGCGATCAGCTCCGCGCGGTCGTGCCTCGGCTCGTGGGCGCCCCGGCCGGGGAGGTGCTCCATGGTCAGCCAGTACGAGCCCCGCCACCGCCCGGAGTCCAACAGCCGGGGGACCGGCAGCCGCGTGCCGGCCAGCAGGCGCAGCCGCCGCTCGGTGCCGACCAGCTCGGCCACCAGGTCGCGGCGGCCCGCGTCCGCCGACTTGAACACCGCCGTCGGCCGCCCCGCGACGTACAGGCGGGCGACCCGGGCCCCGGACAGGCCCACGTCGATCTCCTCGACCCGGTCGGCGGCGACACCCGGCGGCAGTGACATGCCCGGCAGCCTAGCCGCACGCCCGGCCCCGCCCCACCGGTTTTCCCGCCGCCGGGCCCGTGCAGCGGGACGGCGGCATGTCCGGTGCCCCTGCCGGGCGGCCGATGCTGTTCCCACCGGTTCTCCGCGGCCGCCGGGTCCGTGCAGCGGCGTCCGCCACGGCCGCCGTCTGCGGGAGCCCGCTCCGCGCGGTGCGACCCCGGCGGGGCGGCGTGTCCGGTGCCGCGGCCGGATGGCCGGTGGCGATTCCGCCGGCTCTCCGCTTTCGCCGGGCCGCCCCGAGTGCGGCGCGGCTAGGGTGTGCGGCTCGGGCGGGGGTCCGCGCCGACGGCGGGCAGGATCACCTCGTCGACGACCTGGGCGAGGTGGTCGCGGTCGGGCGCCCGGCCGTGGTCGATCGAGTACTTGAGGACCATCGCCTCCCCGATGTCGGTGGTCACGTCGGTGACCCGGGCCGGGTCGATCCGGCCCTGCTCGGCGTAGTGCATCAGGACGGTGCGGGTGAACCGCCCGCCCCGGGGGCCGAACACCTCGTCGTCGAACCGCTCGTGCAGCACCGGGTCGCGCAGGGACTCGGCGATCACCGCGAACATCGCCTGTCCCAGGGGGGACGAGCTCAGCTCGGTCAGCATCGCCAGCGAGTCGATGAGGTCCCCGCGCAGGTCGTCGGCGCCCGGGGCGGGCCGCTCCTGCGGGAAGTGGCTGTACATCGCGTCCAGCAGGATGTCCGTGGGCAGGGACCAGCGCCGGTACAGGGAGGTCTTGGCGGTGCCCGCCCGGCGGGCGATCCCCTCCATGGACAGCCCGCCCACGCCGTTGTCCGCCGCCTCCAGGATCGCGGCCTCGTGGATGGCGCCGACGAGCTGCTCGCCGCGCCTGCGTGTACGCCGCGGGGAGGACTCCCCGTCCGATGGCGCGGCCGAATCCTCGTTCCGGTTGTCCACA is a window of Nocardiopsis changdeensis DNA encoding:
- a CDS encoding endonuclease/exonuclease/phosphatase family protein; the protein is MAERTPVGVRRGSRPVTVLVGLVAAGFAAFALARGLGLERGFPLVPLMAYTPYAAGAAVLAVALAGVLRRWVSLAVLSVAAAVLVAAVVPRAAVFFAVTDMGGPELRVATFNVLGGGARIDEIVGLVREHGVDVLALQEVTPEVLADLSAAGLDDLLPYTVDHSGAGVEGSTVHAALPLTDAGALNGPDGFAMPVAAMEVPGARYGGAVEVVSVHTPPPLNAEYVAAWETELAALTAPPPEGVRRILAGDFNATLDHAALRDVLDSGYLDAAAELGEGTRPTWPVLGRTLPPVTIDHVLVDPGMGVADLEVVEVTGSDHRAVVVTVTLPGGR
- a CDS encoding GlxA family transcriptional regulator — encoded protein: MTLVSFLLVSGVHLLDLAGPAQVFSTAADLGLGYEVRYSAAHEEVATAQGPALRVGTDVPPPSPDGLVVVPGWRAGGRVPHRVLTDGQAGALSAHRAAGGTVASVCSGAFALGEAGLLDGRRCTTHHGLQDLLARRFPRARVVPDVLYVPDGGVLTSAGIASGIDLALHLVTVRHGPSAAAAIAREMVVYARRNGDEPQAGVMLRHRGHLVDAVHRVQDVIDARFREPLPLAELAATARVSERTLTRLFTATTGLTPLRYQQGLRLEHAEHLIGAGETVEAAARAVGFGDARMLRRLRSRPS
- a CDS encoding class I SAM-dependent methyltransferase, which gives rise to MTDRTQAFDRLTDDYRRFRPGYPADITERLREHVLAGGGEPRLLLDVGSGTGISTRTLRHLFGPGPRVVGVEPGRAMRGAAADEADGLEYADGRAEALPFPDGSASLVLAAQAVHWFDRPVFYAEAVRVLVPGGTAAVLHNDRDWESSDFVDAYEGLLEKYGDDYRRDYRVFDTVGEMNAADGLADAVGHSTAWTRELDLEKLLGNALSSSKVASVVRALGEDATRAALTALAREHFPDGRIRIPYVTRLFLARRT
- a CDS encoding TIGR03619 family F420-dependent LLM class oxidoreductase, which produces MSEQAPGTTSATRFQVVLPDESPDMPPRVLADLARRAEELGADALWLPDHLLPPAPYGATFGGVYEPLVTLAHLAARTERVRLGTSVLVAAMRDPFTLAKQAATLHALSGGRFVLGVGVGWSREEFAAVGADFATRGARTDETLRLLRHLFEGSGPFRGRFHSYERGVFEPRPASPLPVTVGGASEPALARAAALGDAWQGVGLDAAGFARCRDRLRELTERPVRAQTRIAWDGGEAGFDGAVDLYRALEREGADAVAVWFGDWEGSGERMERFAAAVLRPA
- a CDS encoding GNAT family N-acetyltransferase; its protein translation is MGRDIATEELVPGVFVDRARFEDVPAIVRLLADDRLGASREAPDDPEVYRRAFEDIDADPNQFLAVLRRGDRVVGTLQLTFVPGLSRRGALRVQVEAVRVHGGERGTGLGSAFMEWVERVARGRGAALVQLTSDRAREDAHRFYERLGYAPSHLGFKKPLG
- a CDS encoding isochorismatase family protein, yielding MTRALLVVDAQKSFLQRETWRASSNPDVADDAARLVAHARGRGDLVVWVLHTEPGTGTPFDPALGFVEPLDGLDPREGEPVLYKTVHSAFGGTGLQGVLDERGVTEVAVCGIRTEQCCETTARAASDLGYGVTFVVDATATEPIPAPGSRPGRPLAEILADPATLGTGDVVTRTVYALSGRFARISTVAEVTGVD
- a CDS encoding DUF1269 domain-containing protein; this translates as MSQLIVLGVADRETAERALDIAADLNKQQLLRLEDAAYAYKDDKGRPRIQQTVSTTGMGAAGGALWGTLIGLIFLNPLLGLAVGAATGAVAGKLTDIGIDDDMIKQIGTHLEDGRAAVFLLADITTADRVIDAVKPLRPTVIQTNLSKDDEHELVEALRA
- a CDS encoding helix-turn-helix domain-containing protein — encoded protein: MDAERLADLARATENTDPLVGLDATVRMRQEMERLEAVLVRRARNQGATWERIADALGVSKQAVHKKYRGGLFG